A window of the Henckelia pumila isolate YLH828 chromosome 3, ASM3356847v2, whole genome shotgun sequence genome harbors these coding sequences:
- the LOC140892489 gene encoding PTI1-like tyrosine-protein kinase 1 → MATNYTNHHDHLEPVAHQSGHEIEPSSVLIIAIPIIITILILAIVILVSLLRRLRVSSGNNETSSCDRMMDDSNKCGFIAHSTINISSSPVENGGCLYGISKMGQVGKVRGVQVFTLKEVEMATCKFSEANLIRSHCAYYKGVLGDGTAVAVEIFGRQGRQGERAFRSQVDLLSQLCSPYIAQLLGYCADQHHRLLVFEHASNGSLQDHLHPRHKVEYSKTLSWGIRLRIALHCARALEYLHEKAAPSVIHRNFRCTNILLDHNFRAKLCGFELAKAGSNSTLHGPIKTRVLGATGYLAPEYASTGKLTTKSDVYSYGVVLLELLTGREPIDTIGPPGEHVLVSWALPRLTNRDEVVEMIDPALRNMCPKKDLLQVAAIAAMCVQAEADYRPLMMDVVQSLIPLLKNQSHALSS, encoded by the exons ATGGCTACCAATTACACCAACCACCATGATCACTTGGAGCCGGTGGCTCATCAATCCGGCCATGAGATCGAACCCTCTTCCGTGCTTATAATAGCGATCccaatcatcatcacaatctTGATCCTTGCAATAGTTATACTGGTATCCTTGCTCCGTCGCCTTCGGGTTTCCAGTGGAAACAATGAAACCAGCAGTTGTGATCGTATGATGGATGACTCGAACAAGTGCGGGTTCATCGCTCATAGTACCATAAACATCAGTTCCAGTCCAG TGGAGAACGGTGGGTGCTTGTATGGAATTAGCAAGATGGGGCAGGTGGGCAAAGTGAGAGGGGTTCAAGTATTTACTCTGAAAGAAGTTGAAATGGCCACATGCAAATTCAGTGAAGCCAACTTGATAAGATCACATTGTGCTTATTACAAAGGTGTTCTTGGAGACGGAACCGCGGTGGCCGTCGAGATCTTCGGACGACAAGGGAGGCAAGGGGAGCGCGCTTTTCGGTCACAG GTAGACTTGTTAAGCCAGTTGTGCTCTCCATACATAGCCCAACTATTGGGGTACTGCGCGGATCAACACCATAGGTTACTTGTATTCGAACACGCGTCCAACGGTTCGCTTCAGGATCATCTTCATCCTCGCCACAAAGTAGAATATTCCAAAACCTTGAGTTGGGGGATTCGTTTGAGGATCGCCTTGCACTGTGCTAGAGCCTTGGAATACCTGCACGAGAAAGCGGCGCCGTCCGTGATCCACCGCAATTTCCGATGCACCAACATTCTTTTGGATCACAACTTTCGGGCCAAGTTGTGTGGTTTCGAGCTGGCCAAAGCTGGATCCAACAGTACTCTCCATGGTCCCATAAAGACACGAGTTTTAGGAGCGACCGGATATTTAGCTCCCGA GTACGCGTCGACGGGGAAGCTTACGACGAAATCGGACGTGTATAGCTATGGAGTGGTTCTTTTAGAGCTTTTAACAGGAAGAGAACCTATCGATACCATCGGGCCTCCTGGAGAACACGTTCTAGTTTCATGG GCTCTCCCACGTTTGACAAACAGGGATGAAGTGGTAGAAATGATTGATCCCGCTCTACGAAACATGTGCCCGAAGAAGGATCTACTTCAG GTGGCTGCCATTGCAGCAATGTGCGTACAAGCGGAAGCAGATTATAGACCGTTGATGATGGACGTGGTCCAATCTCTGATCCCTTTACTAAAGAATCAGTCTCATGCTCTATCTTCTTAA
- the LOC140891803 gene encoding uncharacterized protein isoform X2 → MAALKLLLFHTRRRCFCPQPPSCQLSFLGRRFSSEPDPSPNQQPAPEPPNPNIRKPLPIQPISYPAKPSPPPTPETHSESSPSQPQTSSRDTRNFVDPEIRSWTRDEMRYMKDASVVAPVSYPSRVAPLPEDRIKAEEEERGVGTEELERERRRIDDQRWNAMRRTGVLRSRVVAEEENLPFPKLIKAEKSDGDSKKKGKVIYDLKDAIQLIKSSPGKAFDETLEAHVKMTPDLRRTDLKLNGFVRLPHGFGKTYRVAAFAEGTAAAEAQEAGADVVGGPELVENIRTGGLKVDFDKCVATPSMMEHVKKLSRNLKQLMPDAKKGTVTNDISRAVKEAKEQSILFKKDKTAIVHLSFTEDALRANIGAFVNALLLAKPAGLKKSSKYAGYVDSFHICSTMGQSYPISIQSLSMAADRYTRSQLQ, encoded by the exons ATGGCGGCCTTGAAACTCTTACTCTTCCATACTCGCCGCCGCTGCTTCTGCCCTCAACCTCCATCTTGCCAACTATCTTTTCTCGGCCGCCGCTTCTCATCTGAACCAGACCCATCTCCGAACCAACAACCCGCTCCCGAACCTCCCAATCCCAACATTCGGAAACCTCTACCCATACAACCCATTTCCTACCCAGCCAAACCTTCACCTCCCCCAACCCCAGAAACCCATTCAGAGTCCTCTCCGTCCCAACCACAAACCTCATCACGGGATACCAGGAATTTTGTTGACCCAGAGATCCGATCGTGGACCCGGGATGAAATGCGGTATATGAAGGATGCCTCCGTTGTTGCCCCGGTATCGTACCCAAGCAGGGTTGCCCCGTTGCCTGAGGACAGGATAAAGGCGGAAGAAGAGGAGAGGGGGGTGGGAACTGAGGAGTTGGAGAGGGAGAGGCGGAGGATTGATGATCAGAGATGGAATGCTATGAGAAGAACAGGGGTGTTGAGAAGTCGGGTGGTGGCGGAGGAGGAGAATTTGCCGTTTCCTAAACTGATTAAGGCGGAGAAAAGCGATGGAGACAGTAAGAAGAAAGGCAAGGTCATTTATGATTTGAAAGATGCGATTCAGCTCATCAAG TCTAGTCCGGGAAAGGCATTTGATGAAActttggaagcacatgtaaaaATGACCCCTGATTTGCGTCGAACTGATCTG AAGCTGAATGGTTTTGTACGGCTCCCGCATGGTTTTGGAAAG ACATATCGAGTGGCTGCCTTTGCTGAAGGAACTGCTGCAGCTGAGGCACAAGAAGCTGGAGCAGATGTTGTTGGTGGCCCAGAACTTGTGGAGAATATTCGAACCG GTGGACTAAAGGTAGATTTTGACAAATGTGTTGCTACGCCATCCATGATGGAGCATGTGAAAAAG TTGTCAAGAAATCTGAAACAACTGATGCCAGATGCAAAG AAAGGTACTGTGACTAATGATATATCTCGGGCAGTCAAAGAAGCAAAAGAGCAAAGTATTCTTTTTAAGAAAGATAAAACTGCAATTGTACAT CTAAGCTTTACAGAGGATGCCTTACGGGCAAATATTGGCGCATTTGTGAATGCTCTTTTACTCGCAAAGCCTGCTGGTTTAAAAAAGA GTTCCAAGTATGCTGGTTATGTAGACTCTTTCCATATTTGCAGCACG ATGGGTCAATCATACCCTATTTCAATACAATCTTTGTCTATGGCAGCAGACCGATACACGCGATCACAGTTGCAATGA
- the LOC140891803 gene encoding uncharacterized protein isoform X1, translating to MAALKLLLFHTRRRCFCPQPPSCQLSFLGRRFSSEPDPSPNQQPAPEPPNPNIRKPLPIQPISYPAKPSPPPTPETHSESSPSQPQTSSRDTRNFVDPEIRSWTRDEMRYMKDASVVAPVSYPSRVAPLPEDRIKAEEEERGVGTEELERERRRIDDQRWNAMRRTGVLRSRVVAEEENLPFPKLIKAEKSDGDSKKKGKVIYDLKDAIQLIKSSPGKAFDETLEAHVKMTPDLRRTDLKLNGFVRLPHGFGKTYRVAAFAEGTAAAEAQEAGADVVGGPELVENIRTGGLKVDFDKCVATPSMMEHVKKLSRNLKQLMPDAKKGTVTNDISRAVKEAKEQSILFKKDKTAIVHVGLGKLSFTEDALRANIGAFVNALLLAKPAGLKKSSKYAGYVDSFHICSTMGQSYPISIQSLSMAADRYTRSQLQ from the exons ATGGCGGCCTTGAAACTCTTACTCTTCCATACTCGCCGCCGCTGCTTCTGCCCTCAACCTCCATCTTGCCAACTATCTTTTCTCGGCCGCCGCTTCTCATCTGAACCAGACCCATCTCCGAACCAACAACCCGCTCCCGAACCTCCCAATCCCAACATTCGGAAACCTCTACCCATACAACCCATTTCCTACCCAGCCAAACCTTCACCTCCCCCAACCCCAGAAACCCATTCAGAGTCCTCTCCGTCCCAACCACAAACCTCATCACGGGATACCAGGAATTTTGTTGACCCAGAGATCCGATCGTGGACCCGGGATGAAATGCGGTATATGAAGGATGCCTCCGTTGTTGCCCCGGTATCGTACCCAAGCAGGGTTGCCCCGTTGCCTGAGGACAGGATAAAGGCGGAAGAAGAGGAGAGGGGGGTGGGAACTGAGGAGTTGGAGAGGGAGAGGCGGAGGATTGATGATCAGAGATGGAATGCTATGAGAAGAACAGGGGTGTTGAGAAGTCGGGTGGTGGCGGAGGAGGAGAATTTGCCGTTTCCTAAACTGATTAAGGCGGAGAAAAGCGATGGAGACAGTAAGAAGAAAGGCAAGGTCATTTATGATTTGAAAGATGCGATTCAGCTCATCAAG TCTAGTCCGGGAAAGGCATTTGATGAAActttggaagcacatgtaaaaATGACCCCTGATTTGCGTCGAACTGATCTG AAGCTGAATGGTTTTGTACGGCTCCCGCATGGTTTTGGAAAG ACATATCGAGTGGCTGCCTTTGCTGAAGGAACTGCTGCAGCTGAGGCACAAGAAGCTGGAGCAGATGTTGTTGGTGGCCCAGAACTTGTGGAGAATATTCGAACCG GTGGACTAAAGGTAGATTTTGACAAATGTGTTGCTACGCCATCCATGATGGAGCATGTGAAAAAG TTGTCAAGAAATCTGAAACAACTGATGCCAGATGCAAAG AAAGGTACTGTGACTAATGATATATCTCGGGCAGTCAAAGAAGCAAAAGAGCAAAGTATTCTTTTTAAGAAAGATAAAACTGCAATTGTACATGTAGGTCTGGGGAAG CTAAGCTTTACAGAGGATGCCTTACGGGCAAATATTGGCGCATTTGTGAATGCTCTTTTACTCGCAAAGCCTGCTGGTTTAAAAAAGA GTTCCAAGTATGCTGGTTATGTAGACTCTTTCCATATTTGCAGCACG ATGGGTCAATCATACCCTATTTCAATACAATCTTTGTCTATGGCAGCAGACCGATACACGCGATCACAGTTGCAATGA